In a genomic window of Syntrophorhabdaceae bacterium:
- a CDS encoding L,D-transpeptidase family protein, whose translation MEKRVMLTPFNTSFLCIAAIFLAMALGALRVDWGASEKQSVGKDLFPLSYPFTAIPTRSTQLIIASGNQGSVSVCLLEREGTWWKMPSPPMPAAIGRNGFAGPGKKKEGDGKTPSGIYPLEFAFGYSPKIDSKMPYRQALEHDVWVDDPLSPDYNQWMEKDRTTAASFEELRRRDHLYKYGLVIGYNRNPVVKGLGSAIFVHLWKKPGEATSGCVALSEKDMLRILDWLDPGKEPLIVLGTERTIAAIVTQEPR comes from the coding sequence ATGGAGAAGCGGGTTATGCTGACGCCTTTCAATACCTCCTTCCTTTGCATTGCGGCAATATTCCTGGCAATGGCTTTGGGAGCGCTTCGCGTTGACTGGGGCGCCTCAGAGAAGCAATCCGTCGGCAAAGATCTTTTTCCTCTGAGCTATCCCTTCACCGCCATCCCCACAAGATCTACTCAGTTAATTATTGCGTCAGGCAATCAAGGGTCCGTCTCTGTGTGCCTTCTCGAAAGGGAAGGCACATGGTGGAAGATGCCCTCCCCTCCCATGCCGGCAGCGATCGGCCGAAACGGCTTTGCCGGTCCGGGCAAGAAGAAAGAGGGCGACGGCAAAACGCCTTCAGGCATTTACCCTCTCGAGTTCGCTTTCGGCTACTCCCCGAAGATCGATTCAAAAATGCCCTATCGACAGGCCCTGGAGCATGACGTGTGGGTGGATGACCCCCTTTCCCCCGATTATAACCAATGGATGGAAAAAGATCGGACCACCGCCGCTTCCTTTGAAGAGCTCCGGAGGCGAGACCACCTCTACAAGTACGGCCTCGTCATAGGATACAACAGGAACCCCGTAGTGAAAGGTCTGGGGAGCGCCATATTCGTCCACCTCTGGAAGAAGCCCGGAGAGGCTACGTCAGGATGCGTGGCCCTATCGGAAAAGGACATGCTCCGTATCCTGGATTGGCTCGACCCTGGAAAAGAGCCGCTTATTGTTCTGGGAACCGAACGTACAATCGCCGCGATAGTCACGCAGGAACCACGGTAA
- a CDS encoding HD domain-containing phosphohydrolase yields the protein MENRKAEILFAEDSKAQAELLRGILSAAGYAVRAAENGLQGLYELAKTRPDLIISDVWMPKMNGYEFCRAIKADKRLQNIPVILLTSMSELRDVIQGLEAGADFYLTKPYDEKLLLLTIETILGRKGAGVPQGPNGIKAVVKMGVGDDTRTISVEPQKIVNFLLSTYQNMLHQNKNLEQTRLELRKLNNHLEERVKEKTLVLEEEIIERKKIEEALVKSEENYRSIFENAMEGLFQYAPDGMFLSVNPAFARMFGYDSAEEMKETVHAGRVQYSTGTDEGAAFSEVIAAQGSVLHLETKASRVDGTEIWIDLSARAVRDGKGAILYYEGNAEDITERKRANEALRESYESLRKTLDSTVRALATTIEMRDPYTAGHQRRVAQLACAIGNELGWSEDRLEGLQVIGFLHDIGKIVVPAEILSKPGQLNDLEYSMIKVHPQVGYNILKDIEFPWPVNVAVLQHHERLDGSGYPEGIKGEALILEARILAVADVVESMASHRPYRPALGIKMALREISGNRGALYDASVVDACVKLFERGDFILG from the coding sequence ATGGAAAATCGTAAAGCGGAAATCTTGTTCGCCGAGGATAGCAAGGCCCAGGCCGAGCTGCTGAGAGGAATACTAAGCGCGGCAGGCTATGCGGTACGTGCGGCGGAAAACGGGCTGCAGGGGCTGTATGAGTTGGCAAAGACAAGGCCTGACCTCATCATCAGCGATGTATGGATGCCGAAGATGAACGGCTACGAATTCTGCCGTGCCATTAAAGCCGATAAAAGGCTCCAGAACATTCCCGTCATCCTGCTCACTTCCATGTCGGAGCTGAGGGACGTGATACAGGGTCTTGAAGCGGGCGCCGACTTTTACCTGACAAAGCCCTATGACGAGAAATTGCTTTTATTGACCATAGAGACAATACTGGGAAGGAAGGGCGCCGGAGTGCCTCAGGGGCCCAACGGAATCAAGGCAGTGGTGAAGATGGGCGTGGGGGATGACACCCGCACGATTTCAGTGGAGCCCCAAAAGATCGTAAACTTTCTTCTCTCCACGTATCAGAATATGCTCCATCAGAACAAGAACCTCGAGCAGACGAGGCTCGAGCTGAGAAAGCTGAATAACCATCTCGAAGAGAGGGTGAAGGAAAAGACGCTCGTCCTCGAAGAGGAGATCATAGAGCGGAAAAAGATCGAGGAAGCCTTGGTTAAATCGGAAGAAAACTACCGCTCCATATTCGAAAATGCAATGGAAGGGTTATTCCAGTATGCCCCCGACGGCATGTTTTTGAGTGTCAATCCCGCCTTCGCACGTATGTTCGGGTATGATTCGGCAGAGGAGATGAAAGAGACGGTCCATGCCGGTCGTGTTCAGTATTCCACGGGCACGGACGAGGGGGCGGCATTCTCGGAGGTAATCGCCGCGCAGGGATCGGTGCTTCATTTGGAGACAAAGGCATCTCGCGTGGACGGCACAGAGATATGGATCGACCTGAGCGCCCGAGCGGTACGTGACGGGAAGGGCGCCATTCTCTATTACGAAGGCAATGCGGAAGATATCACGGAACGTAAACGGGCGAATGAGGCATTGAGGGAAAGTTATGAAAGCCTGAGGAAGACCCTCGACAGCACGGTGAGGGCCCTCGCCACGACTATAGAGATGCGGGATCCTTATACGGCGGGCCATCAAAGGCGCGTGGCACAGCTTGCCTGCGCGATAGGCAACGAACTGGGCTGGTCGGAAGACAGGCTGGAGGGGTTGCAGGTTATCGGCTTCCTCCATGATATCGGGAAAATAGTCGTACCGGCGGAGATACTGTCCAAGCCGGGACAGCTTAACGACCTTGAGTACAGCATGATAAAGGTCCACCCTCAGGTAGGCTACAATATTTTAAAGGATATCGAATTTCCGTGGCCCGTCAATGTAGCGGTGCTGCAGCACCACGAGAGACTTGACGGCTCCGGATATCCAGAAGGCATCAAAGGAGAGGCCCTTATATTGGAGGCGCGGATCCTTGCGGTGGCCGACGTAGTCGAATCCATGGCATCCCATAGACCGTACAGACCTGCCCTGGGTATTAAGATGGCCCTGAGAGAGATATCGGGCAATAGGGGCGCTCTCTACGACGCCTCGGTGGTCGACGCCTGCGTGAAGCTATTCGAAAGAGGCGATTTCATCCTCGGGTGA